One genomic segment of Sminthopsis crassicaudata isolate SCR6 chromosome 2, ASM4859323v1, whole genome shotgun sequence includes these proteins:
- the LOC141553400 gene encoding olfactory receptor 11H4-like — protein MNKSGAYIVTEFVILGFTGSWQTRILLFSLFFIIYILTMMGNGAIMCAVKWDQRLHTPMYILLGNFAFLEFWYINSTVPNILGNLLSETKTISFVGCIIQFYFFTSLAATEIIFLCIMAYDRYLAICCPLHYPTIMTLKRCYTLLSGCWMFGLLSYFPSTIQLSQLSFCGPNIIDHFLCDLDPIIALSCSPAPVTEILFYILNSLILFLPILYILGSYILLLRAVLQVPSAAGRRKAFSTCGSHLAVVCLFFGSLMIMYVSPTSENSGEVQKIITLFYSVVTPFLNPLIYSLRNKEMKAAFKKVLRITSE, from the coding sequence ATGAACAAGTCAGGAGCATACATTGTGACTGAATTTGTCATCTTGGGTTTCACTGGTAGCTGGCAGACACGAATcttactcttttctcttttcttcataatCTATATCCTGACCATGATGGGGAATGGGGCCATTATGTGTGCAGTGAAGTGGGACCAGAGGCTCCACACACCCATGTATATCCTCTTAGGGAACTTTGCCTTTCTGGAATTCTGGTATATAAATTCTACTGTGCCCAACATTTTAGGAAACCTCCTCTCAGAAACCAAGACCATCTCATTTGTTGGCTGCATCATCCAGTTCTATTTCTTTACCTCCCTGGCTGCAACTGAAATCATTTTCCTGTGTATCATGGCTTACGATCGTTATCTTGCCATCTGCTGCCCACTACACTACCCAACTATTATGACCCTAAAGCGCTGTTACACTTTGCTGTCTGGGTGCTGGATGTTTGGCTTATTAAGTTATTTTCCATCTACTATTCAGCTCTCTCAGCTATCATTCTGTGGTCCCAACATCATTGACCACTTTCTTTGTGACTTGGATCCAATTATAGCTTTATCATGCTCCCCAGCTCCTGTCACTGAAATTCTGTTCTATATTCTAAActccctcattctcttcctccctatACTCTACATCCTTGGATCTTACATCTTGCTATTAAGAGCCGTGCTGCAAGTCCCCTCAGCTGCTGGAAGGCGTAAGGCTTTCTCCACATGTGGATCCCATCTGGCTGTTGTCTGTCTCTTCTTTGGGAGCCTTATGATCATGTATGTGAGCCCAACATCTGAGAACTCAGGAGAAGTACAGAAGATAATAACCTTGTTCTATTCAGTTGTGACTCCATTTTTAAATCCCCTGATCTATAGCCTCCGTAACAAAGAGATGAAGGCAGCCTTCAAAAAAGTCTTGAGGATCACTTCAGAATAA